One genomic segment of Hymenobacter psoromatis includes these proteins:
- a CDS encoding EamA family transporter gives MKPAPRFLLIAAFAAVYLLWGSTYLAIKYAVATMPPFLLAGSRFVLAGSILMLVSRASATYERPTLVQWRTSLIVGAMLLAGGNGLVVLAERTLPSSLAALLIASEPFWIVLLSWWWLGQARPSGRVVLGLLLGFAGVYLLVGEQLAAGSGRAQLEGVGLVLLAAFSWAAGSIYGLRAPRPRSPVLASGMQMLAGGALLLVLSTATGEWRGLRPGQFGAAAWLGWGYLVVFGSLVAFTAYSWLLQHAPPTRVATYAYVNPVVAVLLGWALLGEKMTVQMLVGAAVIVGSVVLITTHQKKEG, from the coding sequence TTGAAACCCGCCCCGCGCTTTCTACTTATCGCCGCCTTCGCGGCCGTGTACTTGCTGTGGGGCTCCACCTACCTGGCCATTAAATATGCCGTTGCCACGATGCCGCCTTTTCTGCTGGCGGGCAGCCGCTTCGTGCTGGCGGGTAGCATCCTGATGCTAGTCAGCCGCGCCTCGGCCACCTACGAACGGCCGACGCTGGTGCAGTGGCGCACGAGCCTGATAGTAGGTGCTATGCTGCTGGCGGGCGGCAACGGCCTGGTGGTGCTGGCCGAGCGCACGCTGCCTTCCAGCCTGGCGGCGCTGCTAATTGCCAGCGAACCGTTCTGGATAGTGCTGCTGAGCTGGTGGTGGCTGGGCCAGGCGCGGCCCAGCGGACGGGTAGTGCTGGGGCTGCTCCTGGGCTTCGCGGGCGTGTATTTGCTGGTGGGCGAGCAGCTGGCGGCCGGCTCGGGCCGGGCGCAGCTGGAGGGGGTAGGGCTGGTGCTGCTGGCGGCATTTAGCTGGGCAGCGGGCTCCATCTACGGGCTGCGCGCGCCGCGGCCCCGCTCGCCGGTGCTGGCCTCGGGGATGCAGATGCTGGCCGGCGGCGCGCTGCTGCTGGTGCTGAGCACGGCCACCGGCGAGTGGCGCGGGCTGCGGCCGGGCCAGTTTGGGGCGGCAGCGTGGCTGGGCTGGGGCTACCTGGTGGTGTTCGGCTCGCTGGTGGCCTTCACGGCGTATAGCTGGCTGTTGCAGCACGCCCCGCCGACGCGGGTGGCCACCTACGCCTACGTCAACCCCGTGGTGGCGGTGCTGCTGGGCTGGGCTTTGCTGGGTGAAAAAATGACGGTCCAGATGCTGGTGGGCGCGGCCGTTATCGTGGGCTCGGTGGTGCTCATCACCACCCACCAGAAAAAGGAGGGGTAG
- a CDS encoding TonB-dependent receptor plug domain-containing protein — MPRFLLLAASVALPLAVRAQQLTVPADTARRLGEVTVYATRLGQLAGQTGRYVTVVPGSTLSRYPVASLDDLLRLLPNIEIQGRGSFGTQSDITLRGSTFNQVLILLDGMRLNDPLTGHFNGYFPISPAEIEQIEVVRGPGAALYGPDAVGGFINIVTKTFAATHRPDGTELAGTFLAGEYGLKSTNAGFYGQDHGLRLAGGILNNTASGQLLDLPGGGRNDFKLNTYSLSGAYQITEKFSAAARASFDRRDYNAQNFYTTNSGDRARETTTRDWYQGQLRYQWNERARTELSIVGTSSTDFYVYTPTTAASDHLMHYLNVQGQHQLQLSDKLRFTLGGQADRRAVQSNDRGDHTVWHAGAFAVAAIAPSPGLNITAALRLDHDQNYGTEVVPQLNASQQVSERLTVRGAVGRGIRAPNFTEQYNSAIRPGVVPSGFNVGSPGLRAERTWNYEAGLDYQPRPALTLRGTYFNRYGRNLIDYVAASGSQTIETTGFTNLNPNATYRLAENLFAVTTQGIETEVTSRARLASTLRLDGSVGYTWVHLGVAGDVQSQYLSNVARHLVSGNLSLVHQRFTLSVGGLYKVRAAQQTVPSASTNLAVLTPSYAVFNARLELALLPERVWLVGQAQNLFNAHYSDLLGAPMPTRWLMAGVRVALKR, encoded by the coding sequence ATGCCCCGATTCTTACTACTTGCTGCGAGTGTGGCCCTGCCGCTGGCCGTTCGTGCCCAACAGCTAACCGTGCCCGCCGACACGGCCCGCCGCCTGGGCGAAGTAACCGTGTACGCCACCCGCCTCGGCCAGCTTGCGGGCCAAACCGGCCGCTACGTGACCGTGGTGCCCGGTAGCACCCTGAGCCGCTACCCGGTGGCCTCGCTCGACGACCTGCTGCGGCTGCTGCCCAATATCGAAATTCAGGGCCGGGGCAGCTTCGGCACCCAGTCCGATATTACGCTGCGCGGCTCGACCTTTAATCAAGTCCTGATTTTGCTGGATGGGATGCGGCTGAACGACCCGCTGACCGGGCATTTCAACGGGTATTTTCCCATCTCGCCGGCCGAGATTGAGCAGATTGAGGTGGTGCGCGGCCCCGGCGCGGCGCTCTACGGCCCCGATGCGGTGGGCGGCTTCATCAACATCGTGACCAAGACCTTCGCCGCTACCCACCGGCCCGACGGCACCGAGTTGGCGGGCACTTTCCTGGCTGGGGAATATGGCCTGAAAAGCACCAATGCCGGCTTTTATGGCCAGGACCACGGCCTGCGCCTGGCGGGCGGCATCCTCAACAACACGGCTAGCGGCCAGCTCCTCGACCTGCCCGGCGGCGGGCGCAACGACTTCAAGCTGAACACTTATTCGCTGTCGGGCGCGTATCAAATCACCGAGAAATTCAGCGCCGCCGCCCGCGCCAGCTTCGATAGGCGCGACTACAACGCCCAAAATTTCTACACGACCAACAGCGGCGACCGCGCCCGCGAAACCACCACCCGCGACTGGTACCAGGGCCAGCTGCGCTACCAGTGGAACGAGCGCGCCCGCACCGAGCTGTCCATCGTGGGCACGTCGAGTACCGACTTCTACGTGTATACGCCCACCACGGCGGCCAGCGACCACCTCATGCACTACCTCAACGTGCAGGGCCAGCATCAGCTGCAATTGTCTGATAAGCTGCGATTTACGCTGGGCGGCCAGGCCGACCGCCGCGCCGTGCAAAGCAACGACCGCGGCGACCACACCGTGTGGCACGCCGGCGCCTTCGCGGTGGCAGCCATCGCGCCGAGTCCGGGCCTGAATATCACGGCCGCCCTGCGCCTCGACCACGACCAGAACTACGGCACCGAAGTAGTGCCGCAGCTCAATGCCAGCCAGCAGGTGAGCGAACGGCTGACCGTGCGCGGGGCGGTGGGGAGGGGCATTCGGGCACCCAATTTTACGGAGCAGTACAACTCGGCCATCCGGCCCGGCGTGGTGCCCAGCGGCTTCAACGTGGGCAGCCCCGGTCTGCGCGCCGAGCGTACCTGGAACTACGAGGCCGGCCTCGACTACCAGCCCCGGCCGGCCCTGACGCTGCGCGGCACCTACTTCAACCGCTACGGCCGCAACCTGATTGACTACGTGGCCGCCTCGGGCAGCCAGACAATTGAGACGACGGGCTTCACCAACCTCAACCCCAACGCGACGTATCGCCTGGCCGAAAACCTGTTTGCGGTGACTACCCAGGGCATCGAAACCGAAGTGACGAGCCGCGCCCGGCTGGCCTCTACCCTGCGCCTCGATGGCAGCGTGGGCTATACCTGGGTGCACCTGGGCGTGGCCGGCGACGTGCAGTCGCAGTACCTCTCCAACGTGGCGCGCCACCTGGTTTCGGGCAATTTGAGCCTTGTTCATCAGCGGTTTACGCTGAGCGTGGGCGGCCTCTATAAAGTGCGCGCCGCCCAGCAAACCGTGCCCAGCGCCAGCACCAACCTGGCCGTGCTCACGCCCAGCTACGCCGTCTTCAACGCCCGCCTGGAGTTGGCCCTGCTGCCCGAGCGCGTGTGGCTGGTGGGCCAGGCCCAAAACCTGTTCAACGCCCACTACTCCGATTTGCTGGGTGCCCCCATGCCTACCCGCTGGCTCATGGCTGGCGTGCGCGTGGCGCTGAAGCGGTAG
- a CDS encoding DUF3078 domain-containing protein, which produces MKKLLILLAAFGLAALESQAQVVPPVPAPAPTPADTAWHTSLKVGLNLNESLLSNNWKGGGASSVGLSGLFNAQAHYRQGPRSWDNEADFLYAAQYTRGQSYRKTNDRLWLDTKYGHALSAHWNAFVSLNLLSQFAPGYDYTEATPRLLSDFLAPGYLTNAYGFEYRPNARFSLRLSPFAPRLTIVRDPARFQTLPTDVVYGVNPGHSTRWEILAAQILAELEQPLGPAANFKARYLLFTNYGSFRAQDINQRLDLTLTAKVYGLLSVNFQSTVLYQHDQDSGIQFSQGLGLGLLLTRQKPVAPAK; this is translated from the coding sequence ATGAAAAAACTTCTTATACTGCTGGCTGCCTTCGGCCTGGCCGCGCTGGAAAGCCAGGCGCAGGTAGTGCCCCCGGTGCCGGCTCCCGCGCCTACCCCCGCCGACACGGCTTGGCACACCAGCCTCAAGGTGGGCCTCAACCTCAACGAGTCGCTGCTCTCCAATAACTGGAAGGGCGGCGGAGCCAGCTCGGTGGGCCTCAGCGGGCTCTTTAATGCCCAGGCGCACTACCGGCAAGGGCCGCGCAGCTGGGACAACGAGGCCGATTTTCTGTACGCCGCCCAGTATACGCGGGGGCAGAGCTACCGCAAAACCAACGACCGCCTCTGGCTCGATACCAAGTACGGCCACGCGCTGTCGGCGCATTGGAATGCCTTCGTGTCGCTGAACCTGCTCTCGCAGTTCGCACCCGGCTACGACTATACGGAGGCTACGCCGCGCCTGCTATCTGACTTTCTGGCTCCTGGCTACCTCACCAACGCCTACGGGTTTGAGTACCGGCCCAACGCGCGGTTTTCGCTACGCCTCTCGCCCTTCGCCCCGCGCCTGACCATCGTGCGCGACCCGGCCCGTTTCCAGACCCTACCCACCGATGTGGTGTACGGCGTGAACCCCGGCCACAGCACCCGCTGGGAAATTCTGGCGGCCCAGATTTTGGCCGAGCTGGAGCAGCCCCTGGGCCCGGCCGCCAACTTCAAGGCGCGCTACCTGCTCTTCACCAACTACGGCAGCTTCAGGGCCCAGGACATCAACCAGCGCCTCGACCTCACCCTTACGGCCAAAGTGTACGGCCTGCTGAGCGTAAATTTTCAGAGCACCGTGCTCTACCAGCACGACCAGGACTCCGGCATTCAATTCAGCCAGGGCCTGGGCCTGGGCTTGCTGCTGACGCGCCAGAAGCCGGTCGCGCCCGCCAAGTAG